Proteins co-encoded in one Marmota flaviventris isolate mMarFla1 chromosome 9, mMarFla1.hap1, whole genome shotgun sequence genomic window:
- the LOC139707057 gene encoding olfactory receptor 5B3-like, which produces MENRTEVTEFILLGLTNAPGLQVPLFIMFTLIYLINVAGNLGMILLILLDSRLHTPMYFFLGNLSVVDICYSSAVTPTVLAGLLLGDTVISYNACAAQMFLFAAFATAENFLLASMAYDRYAAVCKPLHYTTTMTTSVCVCLTTACYLGGFLNSSIHTGDTFSLSFCKSNVVHHFFCDVPAVMVLSCSDRHVCEMVLVYAASLVICSALLVILISYMFIFLTILKMRSGTGYQRALSTCASHFTAVSIFYGTLIFMYLQPSSSHSLDTDKIVSVFYTMVIPMLNPVVYSLRNKEVKSAFKKVVEKVKYSLGL; this is translated from the coding sequence ATGGAGAACAGGACAGAAGTGACAGAGTTCATCCTCCTAGGACTCACCAATGCCCCAGGACTACAGGTGCCCCTCTTTATCATGTTCACCCTCATCTACCTCATCAATGTGGCTGGGAACCTGGGCATGATCCTGTTGATCCTCCTGGACTCCCGTCTCCACActcccatgtactttttccttgGGAACCTGTCTGTGGTGGACATCTGCTACTCTTCAGCTGTCACTCCCACGGTCTTGGCTGGGCTCCTTCTAGGAGACACAGTTATCTCCTACAATGCTTGTGCTGCTCAGATGTTCTTGTTTGCTGCCTTTGCTACTGCAGAAAATTTTCTCTTGGCCtcgatggcctatgaccgctatgctGCAGTGTGCAAGCCCCTGCACTACACCACCACCATGAcgacaagtgtgtgtgtgtgtctgactaCAGCCTGCTACCTTGGAGGTTTCCTGAATTCCTCCATCCACACTGGGGACACGTTCAGTCTCTCCTTCTGTAAGTCCAATGTGGTGCATCACTTTTTCTGTGATGTTCCAGCAGTCATGGTTCTCTCTTGCTCTGATAGACATGTTTGTGAGATGGTTCTTGTATATGCAGCCAGCCTTGTGATCTGTTCTGCTCTCCTTGTTATCTTGATATCTTACATGTTCATTTTTCTCACCATCCTAAAGATGCGCTCAGGCACAGGATACCAGAGGGCTCTGTCCACCTGTGCCTCTCACTTCACTGCTGTCTCCATCTTCTATGGGACTCTTATCTTCATGTATTTGCAGCCCAGCTCCAGTCACTCCCTGGACACAGACAAAATTGTATCTGTGTTTTATACCATGGTCATCCCCATGTTGAACCCTGTggtctacagcctgaggaacaaagaAGTGAAGAGTGCATTCAAGAAGGTCGTGGAGAAGGTGAAATATTCCCTAGGACTGTGA
- the LOC139707058 gene encoding olfactory receptor 5B3-like — protein MENRTEVTEFILLGLTNAPGLQVPLFIMITLIYLINVSGNLGMILLILLDSRLHTPMYFFLGNLSLVDICYSSAVTPTVLAGLLLGDTVISYNACAAQMFLFAAFVTAENFLLASMAYDRYAAVCKPLHYTTTMTTSVCVCLTTACYLGGFLNSSIHTGDTFSLSFCKSNVVHDFFCDVPAVMVLSCSDRHISEMVLVYGASLVICSALLVILISYMFIFLTILKMRSGTGYQRALSTCASHFTAVSIFYGTLVFMYLQPSSSHSLDTDKIVSVFYTMVIPMLNPVVYSLRNKEVKSAFKKVVEKVKYSLGL, from the coding sequence ATGGAGAACAGGACAGAAGTGACAGAGTTCATCCTCCTAGGACTCACCAATGCCCCAGGACTACAAGTGCCCCTCTTTATCATGATCACCCTCATCTACCTCATCAATGTGTCTGGGAACCTGGGCATGATCCTGTTGATCCTCTTGGACTCCCGTCTCCACActcccatgtactttttccttgGGAACCTGTCTCTGGTGGACATCTGCTACTCTTCAGCTGTCACTCCCACGGTCTTGGCTGGGCTCCTTCTAGGAGACACAGTTATCTCCTACAATGCGTGTGCTGCTCAGATGTTCTTGTTTGCTGCCTTTGTCACTGCAGAAAATTTCCTCTTGGCCtcgatggcctatgaccgctatgctGCAGTGTGCAAGCCCCTGCACTACACCACCACCATGAcgacaagtgtgtgtgtgtgtctgactaCAGCCTGCTACCTTGGAGGTTTCCTGAATTCCTCCATCCACACTGGGGACACGTTCAGTCTCTCCTTCTGTAAGTCCAATGTGGTCCATGATTTTTTCTGTGATGTTCCAGCAGTCATGGTTCTCTCTTGCTCTGATAGACACATTAGTGAGATGGTTCTTGTTTATGGAGCCAGCCTTGTGATCTGTTCTGCTCTCCTTGTTATATTGATATCTTACATGTTCATTTTTCTCACCATCCTAAAGATGCGCTCAGGCACAGGATACCAGAGGGCTCTGTCCACCTGTGCCTCTCACTTCACTGCTGTCTCCATCTTCTATGGGACTCTTGTCTTCATGTACTTGCAGCCCAGCTCCAGTCACTCCCTGGACACAGACAAAATTGTATCTGTGTTTTATACCATGGTCATCCCCATGTTGAACCCTGTggtctacagcctgaggaacaaagaAGTGAAGAGTGCATTCAAGAAGGTCGTGGAGAAGGTGAAATATTCCCTAGGACTGTGA